A portion of the Gloeomargarita sp. SRBZ-1_bins_9 genome contains these proteins:
- the rpmG gene encoding 50S ribosomal protein L33 translates to MAKNKGVRLIITLECTECRTNPNKRAAGVSRYTTTKNRRNTTGRLELKKYCPYCNKHTLHRETK, encoded by the coding sequence ATGGCCAAGAACAAAGGTGTACGGCTGATTATTACGCTGGAGTGTACGGAATGCCGGACCAACCCGAACAAGCGGGCGGCGGGCGTTTCCCGGTACACCACCACCAAGAATCGCCGTAACACCACCGGACGGCTGGAGTTGAAGAAATACTGCCCCTATTGCAACAAACACACCCTGCATCGGGAGACGAAGTAG
- the rpsR gene encoding 30S ribosomal protein S18, producing the protein MTFYRRRVSPIKPSDPIDYKDVDLLRKFISDQGKILPRRVTGLTAKQQRQITRAIKRARILALLPFVNREG; encoded by the coding sequence ATGACGTTTTATCGGCGACGGGTCTCTCCGATCAAACCCAGTGACCCGATTGATTACAAGGACGTTGACTTGTTGCGGAAATTTATTAGCGATCAGGGCAAGATTCTGCCCCGACGGGTAACGGGGTTAACGGCCAAGCAGCAGCGGCAGATTACCCGGGCCATCAAGCGGGCGCGGATCCTGGCTCTGTTACCCTTTGTAAATCGGGAGGGTTAG
- the infC gene encoding translation initiation factor IF-3, whose product MTATPPSKRPNNRAIPNINERIRYPKIRLIDVDGTQLGIMSPREALALAQEKELDLVLISEKADPPVCRIMDYGKYKFQQEKKAREAKKKQQTVEVKEVKMRYNIDDHDYQVRVNQARRFLKEGDKVKVTITFRGRESQHSELAEDLLKRLANDVQEVGEVQQVPQKEGRNMIMVLMPKK is encoded by the coding sequence GTGACGGCGACTCCCCCCTCAAAACGACCGAACAACCGCGCTATACCGAACATTAACGAGCGGATTCGGTACCCCAAGATTCGGTTGATCGATGTGGACGGTACCCAACTGGGGATCATGTCCCCCCGGGAGGCCCTAGCTTTAGCCCAGGAGAAGGAACTGGACCTGGTGCTGATCAGCGAAAAAGCCGACCCACCGGTGTGCCGCATCATGGACTACGGCAAGTACAAGTTCCAGCAGGAGAAAAAAGCGCGCGAGGCCAAGAAAAAACAGCAGACGGTGGAAGTCAAGGAAGTGAAAATGCGTTACAACATTGACGACCACGATTACCAGGTGCGGGTAAACCAGGCCCGGCGGTTTTTGAAAGAGGGGGACAAGGTCAAGGTCACCATCACCTTTCGCGGGCGGGAGTCCCAACACAGCGAATTGGCGGAAGATCTACTCAAACGGCTGGCCAACGATGTGCAGGAGGTAGGGGAGGTGCAACAGGTGCCCCAAAAAGAAGGCCGCAATATGATTATGGTATTGATGCCCAAGAAGTAA